One genomic segment of Hordeum vulgare subsp. vulgare chromosome 2H, MorexV3_pseudomolecules_assembly, whole genome shotgun sequence includes these proteins:
- the LOC123430099 gene encoding uncharacterized protein LOC123430099, producing MLVGEALVGGRRRGTCSRARALERWERVVARRKAVRVQERSRWRGACAWRRCYGGCRPLQRAAELGAPRSGPRGPALARVNHSAPTHPSPSSHPSQPPPVVAAGLCMRAVTLTVAAMLCHGESRRRRLRAGAVQVIVVACWTRSRWWSACWRCAGRCPNLRLPTFLGFPLHVLPSSPTFFVMSGLHLHLRSLLMGWGEIPAQRRPALSTATPEGAVTSLEALA from the coding sequence aTGCTGGTGGGCGAAGCCCTCGTCGGTGGACGGCGGCGGGGCACTTGTTCGCGTGCTCGCGCGCTGGAGCGGTGGGAGCGTGTGGTGGCACGCCGGAAAGCTGTCCGCGTGCAGGAGAGGTCGAGATGGCGCGGTGCGTGTGCGTGGAGGCGCTGCTACGGCGGCTGCCGGCCACTGCAGCGAGCGGCAGAGCTGGGGGCGCCCAGATCTGGGCCGCGCGGGCCCGCCTTGGCCCGAGTCAACCACTCTGCCCCCACccacccttctccctcctctcacccctcccagccgccgccggtgGTTGCCGCTGGGTTGTGCATGCGCGCGGTGACCCTGACGGTTGCTGCGATGCTGTGCCACGGCGAATCCCGGCGGCGGAGGCTGCGGGCCGGCGCGGTGCAGGTGATCGTTGTCGCCTGCTGGACGCGCTCCCGGTGGTGGTCGGCCTGCTGGCGCTGCGCTGGCCGGTGCCCAAACCTGCGACTACCGACGTTCCTAGGCTTCCCGCTCCATGTGCTTCCGTCTTCTCCAACGTTCTTCGTCATGTCCGGTCTGCATCTGCATTTGAGGTCCTTGCTCATGGGTTGGGGCGAAATCCCTGCGCAGCGTCGGCCTGCGCTGTCAACGGCGACGCCCGAGGGTGCCGTCACCTCCTTGGAGGCGTTGGCATGA
- the LOC123430100 gene encoding uncharacterized protein LOC123430100, with product MAEVLPALLPTPTSAPIATLFKTSRTDGKPGRAPASRSWIDEKFMILAAASDMTDGERAGRLLLEMSGGKRDGSGPSDMGGGDRAGRGPSDAGGIERVGRAASDMGGGDHAGREESRISWSALKRPASRAPSTHRHDKKPKAPIQKEAAPEAEQPFAGPAFMSAMRPDPSELPIPYYFLKKKTG from the coding sequence ATGGCCGAGGTTCTTCCAGCGCTGCTGCCAACCCCAACGTCGGCCCCAATCGCTACGTTGTTCAAGACATCACGGACGGACGGGAAGCCTGGCCGTGcgccggcaagcagaagctgGATAgatgagaaattcatgattctggcCGCCGCATCGGACATGACAGACGGTGAGCGCGCCGGACGCTTGCTGTTGGAGATGAGCGGCGGCAAGCGCGACGGAAGCGGGCCATCGGACATGGGCGGCGGCGACCGTGCCGGACGCGGGCCATCAGATGCGGGAGGCATTGAGCGTGTCGGACGCGCGGCATCGGACATGGGCGGCGGTGACCACGCCGGTCGCGAAGAATCTCGAATAAGCTGGAGCGCACTCAAGAGGCCCGCCAGCCGCGCCCCTTCCACTCATCGGCATGACAAGAAGCCCAAGGCTCCGATCCAAAAGGAAGCTGCTCCAGAGGCAGAGCAACCGTTCGCTGGCCCGGCGTTCATGAGCGCCATGCGCCCGGACCCCAGCGAGCTCCCAATCCCGTACtacttcttgaagaagaagacggGCTAG